The following nucleotide sequence is from Myxococcales bacterium.
GATCCGAGCACTGGCCATGGGCGCCGCGAGCGGTTTCGCCGAATGGGGCGACGCACGAGCGGTACCGCTTCTGCTGAAGCACGTGGAGGACGACAAGCAGAACGAGCAGAGCCGGCTGGAGGCTTGCCGCGCGCTGGGCTTCAGCTTGGACACGGCGAGCGAGCGCGAGGTCACTACGCGGCTCCAGAAATGGAAGTCGGGCGCGGACAAGTCGTCGCGGTTCCGAGTCACCTGCTTGCTCGACGTGCTGGAGCGCCACCCCATCGCTCTTGCGACGCCGCTGCTGATGGACCTGACGCGCACGAGCCCGGATCCGTCACTGCGCCTGTCGGCGGCACGAGCGCTAGGTCACTCGGGGTTCGACGCGACCGTCGAAAGCGAGCTCGTGGCACGACTCGGCGATTCCGCCCTGCGGCCCCCTGTCGCCATCGCGCTCTTGCTCGGCGGCTCAGCCGACGGTGCGAAGCGCGCCGTCGCGTCTTACCCCGGCGACGGTGACAGCCCCGGGCTCTCCGCGTTGCGCGAGCAGTATGCCCAGAGCTTGGGTGTCCCGAGCGACGCTGATCTCGACAACGGCACGCTCTTCCGCTTCGTCAGGAACGCCCGCGCCGTGAGTACGCTCTCGCGCGGACAGCAGCCCATCGACTTCGCGGTGTTGCTCTTCAGTCAAGCACGCGGGCAAGCCGAATACGACTCCGGTCCGCGCTCCCTGACCCGCGTGCTCGCACGCAAGCGGCTGTTCGAGCTGGCGCGGTCTGGCTCCGAAGAGCAGCGCACCGCCGCGGTGGACGCGCTCGGGCTCTTCCAGGAGCGTGGAGTGCTGCTCGCGCTCGGGCAGGGCAGCGATGCCGTGGCGAAAAGAGCGGCCGAGGTTCTGGCGGGGCTCGGGCCGGAGGCGGGGCACTGAACGCCAATTGCGCGGCGTCAATCGCGGTGGTCCATTCGGCGAATGCGGATTCGAGCTCTATGGCGGGCCGGACTGCGTTGGCGTTTGCCGGCAAGCCGCGGAGGGGGGCTCTTGCTCGCCACGACCATGCGACGGGCGTGAAACCCGCGCTCCGAGTCGTACGTCCCCGAACGATGGCGAAGGCACCGAGCCTCGCTCCACGCAAAGCTTGTCATGCTAGGCGGATCGGCGCCGGCGGTGAGGGTTCAGGAGCGGATCTCGGCCTGAAGCCGCAGAGCGCGTGATAGACTGCCGCCCCATGCGGTCACATCTCGCCCTTCTCCGTGCCAGCGTGCTCGTCGCCCTCGGGCTCCCCGCCATCGCGTGCGGCGCGGACAGCGAGGAGACGGGCAAGAGCTGGCCCTGCACGGATTCGATGCCGTTCCCGGGCGATCCCGCGCTGTCCATGTGCTCGGAGGGCACCATCCACCGCACGGCCACCGCCCAGTGCCCAAACAGCCTTCCGCGACCAGAGACGTGCACGCCCACGGGCGGCGGATCGAGTGAATGCAGCGCCGACACCGACTGTACTGCGAAGCCCCACGGCTTATGCGGTGTCAAGCAGCAGGTGGTGGACTGCGTCTGCTTCTACGGCTGCGTGACCGACGCGGACTGCGACGCCGGCTCGGTGTGTGTGTGCGGGCAGCCCGCGGGGTACTGCTTTACGGCCAGCTGCGCGACCGACGCAGACTGTGGGGCTGGCGCGCTCTGCGCGCAGGCGCGGCTCGAGAAGTGTGGGAGCTTCGGTTTCCGCTGCCAGCGCGGCGGAGATCAGTGCGCCCAGGACTCCGACTGCGCACCGGGTCAGCAGTGCGCGGTCAGCGGCGGACTCGCCAAGTGCCAAGAGAACGACTGCCCCGTGCCCGGGCGCCCATTCTTCGTGGATGACGCTGCCCGCGTGGCGGCGGTGGTCGAGCGGGCGGACTGGTGCTCAGACTTCCGGCCGCGCGTGAAAGGGCTCACCGGCGGCGAGCGTGCCGCGCTCGCGGCACACTGGGCGAAGGTTGGGCAAATGGAGCATGCGTCCGTGGCGGCCTTCGCGCGCTTCACGCTCCAGCTCCTCGCCCTCGGTGCGCCCGCCGCGCTGGTGCGTGACAGCCAGGAAGCGATGGCCGACGAGCTCCGGCACGCCCAGACTGCCTTTGGGCTCGCGTCAGCGTACTCGGGCTCGCAGGTGGGCCCCGCAGCGCTCGACGTCTCGGGCGCGCTCGGTGGCGAGGACGTCGCCAGTATCGTCCGGCTCACCTTCCGCGAAGGCTGCGTGGGCGAGAGCGCGGCGGCGCACGAGGCTCGGGTGTCCGCCGAGTCGGCCGCCGATCCCGTCGTGCGTGGCGTGCTCGAAGACATCGGCGCCGACGAAGAGCGACATGCGCTGCTCGCGTGGAAGCTCGTGCGCTGGGCCTTCGACTGCTTCGGCACCGAAGCGCGCGACGCGGTGCGCGCCGAGGTCGCACGGCTCGAAGCCGAAGCCGCCCTCGCCCCTGCGCCGGAAGGCGCGTTCGCAGCGCACGGCGTGTTCGACGAAGCTGCGCGCCTTGCGCTCCGCGCCGAGGCCGTGCGTGCCGTCGTGCTGCCTTGTGCCGAGGCGCTCTTCGCCGAAGCCGGCTCGAGCGGCGAGGGGGCTCACAACCGAGCCGCCTGAACCGCCCGGTGAACTGCGCCAAGAAGTGCATCTGTTTGGCTCGCCCTTCGGGGCGCTTGCGTTCAGCTCCACCGGCATTCCCTGCAGCGAGCCGCCGGCAGGCGCGGCTAGCTAACCCAGCGTGCGTCCGCCGTTCGTGTCGCCCTGTTCGCGCAAAATCTCGAGTCCCTCTAGGGCTAGCCGAACCATGAGCGGACCGAGCGCAACGCCCCAAGGGCCGAACAGCGTGAGCCCACCGAGCATGGCGACGAGCAGCAAGAGACTGGGCATGCTGAGGTTGCCGTAGCGAGACAAGGCCGGTCGCACGAAGTTGTCCGCAGTAGAAACGAAGATCCCGATGGCGACCATCACCACCGCCGCCACTGGCCTGCCTCCCATCGCGAGCCCCGCGCTGACCGGGATCCAGACCAGCCCCGTTCCCCCGGTAGGAATGATCGAGGCTACGGTGGTCAGCGCGCCCAGCACGAACGCCTCCCGGATGCCGAGCGCGACGTAACCGATGGTTGCGGCGCCGCCCTGCAACAACGCGGTCAGTCCCAGACCGACGAACAGACCGCGCCCTGTCTCGCTGAAAGCGTTGCCGAGTCGATGCACGTACGCGCGTGGAATGGGCGCATGTTCCAGCAGCCAGTCGTAAGCGCGCGTGCCGTTGATGAGGAACTCGTAAACGCCCAAGACGAAAACGAAGGTCCCGACTACCAGCGAAGTGGCTGCGCCCGCCAGCTCGCTGAGCGCGTGCCACGCGGTGGCGCCGTGTTGCTGCGCCATGTTGAGCAAGCGGTCGAGGTCGAAGCCGTCGGAGCCTTCGGGGTGAAGCGGACCGCTGCCTGAGGCTGACACCAGGGATTTCAGCGCGGCAGCGCCGTCCTCGGAGGCCATGACTTGCCGCACGAGCTCGACCGCCCTGCCGGTGACGGAAACCGTCAGAGCCAAGAGCGGCAAGAGCGCGATCAGTACGAACGACACGGTCATTACGCCGGCTGCTCGCTGTTTGCCGCCCAACCTCCGACTGAGTCGGATGTGAAGCGGGTGAGCGATGATCGCCACCCAGGCCGCAAGAATCAGCGGGACGCCCAGCGGAATCAAGGTCAGTCCCGCGCCGACACACACCACGAGCACGGCCCAACGAGCCGAAACCCGTTGGGTCCGCTCGAGCAAAGGTCTGCGTCCCCGCGTCACGGTGCGACCTCGGCGGGCCCGGCGACGGTGCGCCTTGCGACGCTCGCGGTGTTGTTCATGGGCGTTTCCCTCCGCGCCTACTTGCAGCGCGGGATCTCGGTCTCGTCCTTCGTCTCAGCCGCGCCTTCGTTGGCCTCCGCCTTCGTGTCCGCCTTGCCGTTCTTCCATTCCTTTTTGGCGCCAGAAGAGCCATCCGTTGCAAAACCACCTACGGCGCGGCCGCCCGCCTTCACACCTTCGACTCCGGTCTTTACCCCGGTCTCGACGGCCTCCCCGGCGGTGCGGGCGGCCATGACGACATCGTCCTTGGGCCCCTTTCGGCAGGGCGCCGCCGCGCCGCAACCGAGGTTGGCGAGCAGCGTAGCGCCGGTGAACATCAACAGCGTCGGACGAGCGAGGATCGCGTGGGCGTGTGTCTTCATCGAGATAGCTCCGTTCTTGCTCGGCTTCCGTCAGTTTGCGGGTTCGATCACGGTGCTGCCGTCGAGGTTGACCGCTGTCTGCGCCAGCAGCCGCCCGTTGACCGATGCACCCGTTCTCAGGGTAATCGAGGTTTGGGTCAGGATGACTCCTTCCCAATGGGTCGTGGTTCCGAGGTCCACGAGCCCCGCGATCTGCCAGAAGACGTTCTGGGGCAGCGCTCCACCCGCCAGCACGAGCTTCGCACCGCTGCTCACCGTGAGATCCTGCGCGACCTGGAAGATCCAGACGTCGGTCGCGCTGCCCGTGAGCGTGACGTCCGTGGGCACGAGAAGGCCCGTGCCCCAGGCGTAGACGCCCGGCGCGAGGGTCATGCCCCCGATGTTCCCTGCGCCCAGCTCGGTCACGCCGGCTGCGCGCCCTGCAGCGTCCACGAACGCGAGCTCCATGTCCCCGACAGCCGTGGTCATGTCGGACGGCGTGGGCGGCGCGAAGTCCGCCGCGTAGACCTTCCCGGTGATCTGCGGGGAGGTCGAGAACACATTGGTGGGATCCGCGGTCAACGCGAACCCCGTGATGAACGTTGCTGCAGCCGGGCTCACTCCCAGGTTTCCGGTGATGGCAGAGGTGGGCACCGTCGAAATCCCGGTCTTCGCGAGGACCACGTAGTTGGAAGCGGTTCCGAGGTTCACGGCGAGGCCTGAGGCCACGCTGCCGCCGGAGCCCGACGCCGCCGTTCCACCCGAGCCCGATGCCGCGGTTCCACCGGAACCCGACGCCGCCGCGCCACCCGAGCCGGACGCCGCCGTTCCGCCAGACCCGCTGGTCTCTCCGTCCCCGCTGTCGCCGCAAGCGACCGCGAACCCAGCGAGGAGCAAGAAGACGAGAGGCGAGCAAAATGATTTCGAGTGTGTAGACATGTTCCTCGGACAGAGAGCACGTTCTGTGCCGCGACGATGAACCCGCGGCACTGTGCGTCATCCGCGCTCCCGTGACGCGCGGAGACTCAGCCTGAAGATCCCGTTCTCTCCGGTCACGCTGGGCGTACGGGACGAATCGTCCTTCGATGGACGCCGGGCACGGGTCTCGGGCGTGAGCGCCGAGCCACAAAACTCCGCCACCCCCCTCGACGAGTGCCGAGAGAGGTGGCGGAGCGCGCAAGTGCGCTGGGCCAAGTGGCCGCGTTCGAGCTACCGCTTCTCGCGCGGCGTCACGACGATTTCGACTCGCCGATTCTGTGCACGGCCGTCGGTGGTCTTGTTGTCGCCGATGGGCCGGTCCTCTCCAAGGCCGGTTGCGGAGAGTTGGTCCTTCGCCACACCCTTGGACTCGAGATACGCACGCACCGATTCGGCGCGCCTGGTCGCGAGCAGGTTGTTGGCCTCGGGGGTACCTTGACTGTCGGTGTGCCCTTCGACCTTGATCGTCACGTCGGGCTGGTCCTTGAGGGCCACCGCGACCGCATCCAACTTACTCATCGAGCCCGGCAAGAGCACCCACTTGGCCGTGGCAAACAGCACGTTGCTCGGCAACGTGATGACGGTGCCGCGCGGCTCCTCTTTGACCGAGAGTGAGGCTGCCAGCGCGAGCTTGTCCATTGCGTCCTTCAGACGCGCTTCTGCGAGGGCACGCGCCTTCTTCTCCTGGGCCAAGGCCTGCTTCTCGCGAACGAGCGCCGAACCCGTTGCGCGTAGCTCGGCACCCGTCAGGGCGAGCTCTTGCCCTTTTCGAGCGACCTCACCCCGGGACTGATCGAGCGCGTTCTCGGTCGCGCTCAACCGCGAGGCATTCACACTCGCGAGCTCGGCGCGGTTTCGCACGGCGGCGGCTTCCCCATCCGCGATGCGTCCACGGGCGTCTGCGAGCTCGGCGCGTCGCTGTGCGACGTACGCCGCGTCGACCGTTTTGTCAGAGGCACCGTCGTCCAGGAAGGTCTGCTCTGCCTCGTCCAGGGACTTCTTGGCGTCCACCAGCTCGGCGGGCGTCAGGGTCTTGGCGGGGCCTGCTTCCGCGGCCGAGTACGCGGCGCGCGCGTCGAGGAGTTGTTTCGGTGTTCCAGCGGTACCGCATGCGCTCGTGCTGAGCGCCATTCCGAGCGCGAGCGCCCCAAGGCGAGCACGCGAACTTGAACCATTCAAACCAATCATTTGACGCCTCCTCGGGCTTTTTCGACTTCGGCACTCACCAGTTGCGCAGCTCGCCAGGTCTTCGCTTCGTTCGTGACCGCGATGGCCAGATCGGCGTCCACCTGAGCGCGCGTCAGCATTCGGTCTGCTGCCTCTCCATCACCACTCTCGCTCAAGGACTTGGCCTTCTTGACCTCGTCTTGCGCGAGCTTCAGATGCAGGCCTGCCTTCGGCTCGTCCCGAGCGCCTACTTCTTCAGCGCCGCGCACGGACCCTTCCGAAGCGGTGAGCTTCGACGGGGACATCACGGTTCCCCCACAGCCGGCGATCGCGCACAGTGTGACCACGGAAAATCCAAGTTTTGTTTGCATGAGTATCGATCTTTCTGAATGCGTTTCTTCAACCAAAAACGGTGATGGCTCGTTCCAATCGAGCGCCCGGAGCTGAGCGGCGTTCGGCTTCGGCTTCACGTTCGGACACCCGAGCGCCGCCCGGAGACCGCGTGGTACGCGACCAGCACCAGAACGGCGCCGACGACGGCCACGAACAGGCTCCAGAAATTGAACCCGGTTACTCCGGCCTCGCCGAAGAAGTGGAACACACCGCCGCCAACGAAGGCGCCGACGACGCCCAAGACCAGGTCGGTCGTGAGCCCCGCGCCGCTGCCGTCCACGATCTTGCTGGCAATGAAGCCAGCGATGAGACCCAGCACCAGCCAGCTGACGATCGACATCAGACGCTCGCGTCCTTCTTGATCTTGGCGCCGGTGTTTTCGACCTTTGCGCCCAGCGAGCGCTGCGCTTCAGCCGTCTTGTCGATGGCTTTGTCGGTCGTGCGCTTCAGCTTGTCGGTAGTTTCGATGGCGAAGTCCTTGGTCTTGCGGGCCACGTCGGAGAGCGCGTGCTCACCCTTGTGGGCGGCTTCTGACGCCGCGTGACCCAGCTTGGAGGCGGTCTCCGTCACCGTGTTTTTCACGTGCTCTGCGGTTTCTGCAACTTTGCTTTTGAGAGTGGTCATGAGCCTGCTTTCGAAGTCCGAGCCGCGTTCGGCCCTTCGTTCACGGACGACCTCTGCAGGGTTCGTGCCGTCAGCAAGTGCCGGGCGTTTGCAGATCTTTCATGGCGCGAATGTCTCAACCCGCGGGCGCCTGGGGCAGATCGCCCCGAATCCGATGGGAGGGCGCGGGCGCGTCGGCGCGCGCGGCAGGAAACCACGTGCGCCGGTGGCGCTGCCATGGCACACCTGGCCTCGTCTAGGGACTGCCCGGGGAGGGGCGTACCAGTTGACCGGTCGAATTCTCGTCATTGATGACGATCAGAACATGTGTGACTTGCTCGAGACTCTGCTGACGAAGCGGGGGTTCGAGGTCACCTCGTTCGTGTCGGCGCACGATGCGCTCGATGCGGTGGCAACCCGCGAATTCGACGCGGTGCTCACGGATCTCGCCATGACGCCGATGACCGGGATTGCGCTGTGCGAGCGCATCTTGGGGACTCGACCCGACCTGCCGGTGATCCTGGTGACCGGTGTGGGAAGCATGGAGCTTGCCATTTCGGCGATGCGCGCGGGCGCCTACGATTTCATCACCAAGCCGGTGGATGCAGAAGTCCTCGGGCTGGGTGTGGCTCGAGCCGTCCAGCACAAACAGCTACTGAAAGAGGTCCGAAGACTTCGAACCGCCGTGGCAGCTTCCGAACACCCGGAATCAATCGTCGGGACGAGCTCGGCAATGAAGCGCGTCTACGACTTGATTGCTCGCGTCGGTGACAGCGCCGCCTCGGTGCTGATTCAAGGCCCGACCGGAACGGGGAAGGAGCTCATTGCGCGCGCCATCCACGCGCAAAGTCCCAGGAGCGCTGGCCCGTTCGTCGCCATCAATTGTGCGGCGGTTCCCCCGACGCTGCTCGAGAGCGAGCTGTTCGGTCACGCGCGCGGCGCGTTCACCGACGCCAAGGCAGAGCGGAAGGGGCTCTTTCTCGAGGCCTCGGGGGGCACGCTCTTCTTGGACGAAATAGGGGAGCTTCCCCTCGAGGTGCAGCCGAAGCTGCTCCGTGCCCTGCAGGAGCGGAAAGTTCGCCCCGTGGGTTCGAACTCCGAGCTGCCGTTCGACGTGCGAATCGTCTCTGCAACCAACAGGAACCTCGAAGACGAGGTGTTCGAAAAACGATTTCGGGAAGATTTCTACTATCGGATCAACGTCGTCAAGATCGAGCTGCCACCGCTCAAAGAGCGAGGTGGAGACATTCTGGCGTTGGCCCAGCATTTCCTGACGATGTTCGCCGGGCAGAGTGGTAAACCCGCCCTGACCCTGTCCGCATCCGTGGCAAAAAAGCTCATGGACTACGACTGGCCCGGCAACGTTCGCGAGCTCGAGAACTGCATCGAGCGCACGGTGGCTTTGGCGGCGTTCGATCAGGTGACGGTGGAAGATCTTCCAGAGAAGATCCGGGCCTACCATCCCGAGCGATTCGTGGTCTCCGCAGACGATCCGACGGAGGTCGTGACGATGGCAGAGCTCGAGAGAAAGTACGTGCTGCGCGTGGTTGCGTTGGTCGGAGGCAATCGCTCCCGCGCGGCCGAGGTTCTCGGCTTCGACCGGCGAACGCTGTATCGCAAGCTGAAACTGTACGCCGGGGCCGAGGACTCCGAGCAGGAAGCCGAACTCTCCGAGACGGGCACGACGAGCACACACGGAAGCTCGGTCAGAACTTGAACGCCCGCCCGCCCGGGGCAGGCCCCGAGGCAGACGCGGACGCCAGACACTCTGACCCCCTCTTGAAGGCCGGAGCGCTGCAGAGCGCGATCTTCAACAGCGCCAACTTCTCGAGCATTGCCACGGACGCGAACGGGGTCATTCAGATCTTCAACGTCGGCGCAGAGCGGATGCTCGGTTACACGGCCGCCGAGGTGATCAACAAGCTCACGCCCGCCGACATCTCCAATCCACAAGAGCTGATCGTGCGCGCCAAGGCGCTCAGCTCCGAGGCGGGGACGAGCATTGCTCCCGGCTTCGAGGCTTTGGTGTTCAAGGCTTCACGTGGCATCGAAGACATCTACGAGCTCACCTACATCCGCAAGGATGGCAGCCGCTTTCCGGCGGTGGTGTCCGTCACGGCGCTGCGCGATGCCCAGGACGCCATCATCGGTTACCTGCTGATCGGCACCGACAACACCGCCCGCAAGCAGGTGGAAGAGGAGCGACAGAAGCTGGATCAGCGGCTACGCGACCAGCATTTCTACACGCGCTCGCTGATCGAATCCAACATCGATGCAATGATGACCACCGACCCCAGGGGCATCATCACCGACGTCAACAAACAAATGGAGGCGCTGACCGGGTGCACACGGGACGAGCTAATCGGCGCGCCGTTCAAGAACTACTTCACCGATCCAGAGCGGGCGGAAGCGGGCATCAACCGCGTGCTCAACGAGGGCAAGGTCACCAACTACGAGCTCACCGCGCGCGCCAGGGATGGGCACCTCACCGTTGTCTCCTACAACGCGACCACCTTCCACGACCGTGACCGAAGGCTGCAAGGTGTGTTCGCCTCGGCGCGCGACGTGACGGAGCTGAAGCGCTTCGAGCAAACACTGAAACAGAAGAACGTCGAGCTCGAAGACGCTAGTCGGGCGAAGTCCGAGTTCCTGGCCAACATGTCACACGAGCTGAGGACACCGTTGAACGCCATCATCGGCTTTTCCGAGGTGCTCCGGGATGGCCTGATGGGCGAGATGACCGATCAACAGCGTGGCTTCATCGGTGACATTTTCAGCAGCGGCAAACATCTGCTCTCCCTGATCAACGACATCCTCGACCTGTCCAAGGTGGAGGCCGGCAAGATGACGCTCGATCTCGAGCCAGTGGAGGTGTCCTCGTTATTCGTGAACAGCCTGTCAATCATCAGAGAGAAGGCCGCGGCCCGCCATGTCAGCTTGGAGTTCGACGCCTCGGACGCGTTAGGCGTCATCTGGGCGGACAAGCGCAAAGTGAAACAGATCGCCTACAACCTGCTCTCCAACGCGGTGAAGTTCACGGGCAACGGCGGTCAGGTGACTCTCCGGACGCGCCGCGTCCCGCGCAGCGAGGTAGGCCAGCTGTCGGGTTCCTGGAGGGGTCGGAGCTCTTCGCTATCCGACAGCGCTTTCGCCGAGTTTCTCGCGGTCAGCGTCAGCGACACCGGCATCGGCATCTCACCCGAGGGCCTCGAGCACCTGTTCAAGCCCTTCAGTCAGATCGACAGCAGCTTGGCGCGAAAATTCGAGGGCACTGGCCTCGGCTTGGCCATGGTCAAGCTCCTCGCCGAATTGCACGGCGGCGCCTTGGCCGTGGAAAGCGCGGTCGGAGAGGGGGCTTGCTTCACGGTATGGCTGCCGCTCCGAACATCGGGGGAGGAGGCGCTGACGACGGCCAAAGCGCCCGCCGTCGTCCGGGACCAAGAGCTCGCGGGAACGCGCACCGCGCTGGTGGTGGAAGACGATTTCAAATCCGCAGAGCTCATCCGCGTTCAACTCGAGGCGGAGGGCTTCCGGGTCCTGTGTGCGCCCTCCGCCGAATCCGCGCTGGAGCTCGCCGCCCAGCAACCGCTGTCACTGATCACTCTGGACATCATGCTGCCCGGGGTCGACGGCTGGGAGTTCCTGAATCGAGTCAGGAGTGTGCCGGGGCTCGCACGCATCCCGGTCGTGATCCTGTCAATCGTGGCCGATCGCAACAGAGGCTTCGCGCTCGGTGCCGCTGCGGTGATGCAGAAGCCAGTGTCTCGGCAGGAGTTGTACGAGTCGCTGGTCGGGCTCGGTCTGCTTCCCTCCGCGCCCGACCGGCCGCTCAAGGTCCTCGTAGTGGACGACGATCCCAAGGCAGTGGAGCTGATGGCGTCTCACGTCTTGGGCTTGCCCAGCGCCGTGCTGCGCGCATATGGCGGCCGCGAGGCCATCGATGCCGCACGGCGGGAGCTGCCCGACCTGATTGTGCTCGACTTGATGATGCCCGACGTGACGGGTTTCGACGTCGTGCTGGCGCTCCGCGAGCATCCCGACACGGATCGCATCCCAATCGTGGTGGTGACCGCCATGGAGATCTCCGCCGAGGACCGCGCCAGGTTGAACGGTTACGTGTCGGCGATCATGGAGAAGGGTGAATTCGACCGTGCACGGTTCACGGCCGAAGTCCGGCGGGCCTTGTCCGGCCGCCACCCACTGGGCTGACATGGCCAAGATCCTGGTCGTCGAAGACAACCCCGCCAACATGAAGTTGGCGATATTCCTGTTGGAGTCGGTGCACCACACCGTGCTCAGCGCGACCAACGCCGAGGCGGGGCTGACACTGGCCCGCGACGCGCGGCCGGACCTGATCTTGATGGATATCCAGCTTCCGGGCATGGACGGCCTGCAAGCCATCGTGCTCTTGAAGGGCGACGCTGCGACGCGCGCCATTCCGGTGGTCGCCCTCACCGCCCTGGCAATGAAGGGCGACGAGGCGCGCATTCGAGCGGCGGGCTATGACGGTTACATCGCCAAGCCGATCCAGTATCGGGACTTCCTGGCGACCGTTGCGGCTCAGCTGGGAGCCGCATGACTCTGCGCATCCTGATCGTGGACGATGACGAAAACAACCGACAGTTATTGCAGATCATGCTCGCGCCGGAGGGCTACCTGCTCTGCACTGCGGCCAGCGGCGAGGAGGCGCTCGCCGACGTGGCGGCAGAGCCGCCGGACCTGATCCTGCTCGACGTCCTCATGCCGGGAATGGACGGGTATCAGGTGGCGACCGAGCTGAAGGCCAACGTCGCTTCCCAGAACATTCCCGTGATCCTGCTCACGGCCATGGACGATCACAGCGCCCGAACGCGCTGGCAGAGCGCTCAGGCCGATGGCTTTCTAAAAAAGCCCGTGGCGCGCGTCGAGCTCTGTCGGCGGGTCAGGGAAGTGCTCGGGCTCCAGCCAGAGTCAGTCCGGGACTAATTGTCCCTTCGTGACAGTGGCGCCGGGTCACGCCGTCCCGCTTGGCGGCGCCAGGGACTGGCTTCTCGTGGATCCCCCACGGTATGCCGCTTGCTTGGTGAGGTGTCGTGAACAGGGCCATGTCTACCGTCCCAAGGCTTGGAAGAGGCGCGCCTCTGAACGTGCTGGTCGTCGATGACGACGACGGTTCGAGGGGGGAGCTCGAGGGGGCGGTCCTCGACCTCGGGCATGTTTGCATGACCGCACGGGAAGGCGCCGAGGCCTGGGAGCTGCACCGAGCTCACGACTTCGACGTGATCGTGAGCGATTGGATGATGCCGTGTATGGACGGTCTCGAGCTGTGTCGCAGGGCGAGGGCAGATTCTAGCGATGGCTACACCTATTTCATCATGATGACCTCGCTCACGGATCGCCCGCACGTCGTCGAGGCGCTGCGCGGAGGCGTGGATGATTACCTGACCAAGCCCCTGGACATCGAGCAGCTGACGGCGAAGCTTCAGTCTGCCTCCCGCATCACTCGGCTCCATCGTGGGCTTTCCCGGAGCAACGCCTCGCTCAAGCGGGCCGGCGATCGCGCCTTCGACGCAGCCCGGACTGACCCGCTGACTCAGGCCGGCAACCGCCTGCGACTGCAAGATGATCTGTAAAGGCTCCGCACGGTCTCCCGCTACGGACATGTTTCGTCCGCGGCGCTCTGCGATGTCGACCACTTCAAGCTCTACAATGACCGTCTCGGGCACCTGGAGGGGGACAGAGTGCTCTCGACGGTGGCTTCGGCGATGCGAGCATCTTTGCGCGCGGGTGATTCCCTGTACAGATACGGTGGCGACGAGTTCCTCGTCATTCTGCCGGAGCAGACGCCGACCGAGGCGGCGGGCGCGATGGAGAGGGTCCGAAAGGCGATCGAGCGACTCGCGCTTGTGCAGGATCCCGCGAGCCCCGCCGGGGTCGTTACGATCAGCGTCGGAGTTGCGGACCTGTCGCACACCAGCGAGCGCGCACAAACCGAGTCACTACGTCGGGCGGACGCCGCGCTGTATCGGGCCAAAGCGGCGGGTAAAAATCGGGTCGAGACTAGCGCGGACGGCGCTTGACGAGTCTGGGCAGCGCCGAGTTTTTTCCGTGAGGTAAGGTCGTTGCGCCGACGCGAGCGCCCGATGACGCGGCGAAACTGGAGTCCACTTTGAGCGAACAGAAATTCGACTACCTCCGCACTCATCTGCTCGGGACGATTGCGCACGAGGTCCGGTCGCCGGCGGGGGTCGCGTGGAGTGCACTCACCGAGCTTCAGGCGAGTCTCAGCGGCGACCCCGAGCAACAACACATGCTGCTCATCGCGCGCCGGAGCCTTGGCCGCCTACTTCGTC
It contains:
- a CDS encoding PAS domain S-box protein; amino-acid sequence: MNARPPGAGPEADADARHSDPLLKAGALQSAIFNSANFSSIATDANGVIQIFNVGAERMLGYTAAEVINKLTPADISNPQELIVRAKALSSEAGTSIAPGFEALVFKASRGIEDIYELTYIRKDGSRFPAVVSVTALRDAQDAIIGYLLIGTDNTARKQVEEERQKLDQRLRDQHFYTRSLIESNIDAMMTTDPRGIITDVNKQMEALTGCTRDELIGAPFKNYFTDPERAEAGINRVLNEGKVTNYELTARARDGHLTVVSYNATTFHDRDRRLQGVFASARDVTELKRFEQTLKQKNVELEDASRAKSEFLANMSHELRTPLNAIIGFSEVLRDGLMGEMTDQQRGFIGDIFSSGKHLLSLINDILDLSKVEAGKMTLDLEPVEVSSLFVNSLSIIREKAAARHVSLEFDASDALGVIWADKRKVKQIAYNLLSNAVKFTGNGGQVTLRTRRVPRSEVGQLSGSWRGRSSSLSDSAFAEFLAVSVSDTGIGISPEGLEHLFKPFSQIDSSLARKFEGTGLGLAMVKLLAELHGGALAVESAVGEGACFTVWLPLRTSGEEALTTAKAPAVVRDQELAGTRTALVVEDDFKSAELIRVQLEAEGFRVLCAPSAESALELAAQQPLSLITLDIMLPGVDGWEFLNRVRSVPGLARIPVVILSIVADRNRGFALGAAAVMQKPVSRQELYESLVGLGLLPSAPDRPLKVLVVDDDPKAVELMASHVLGLPSAVLRAYGGREAIDAARRELPDLIVLDLMMPDVTGFDVVLALREHPDTDRIPIVVVTAMEISAEDRARLNGYVSAIMEKGEFDRARFTAEVRRALSGRHPLG
- a CDS encoding response regulator is translated as MAKILVVEDNPANMKLAIFLLESVHHTVLSATNAEAGLTLARDARPDLILMDIQLPGMDGLQAIVLLKGDAATRAIPVVALTALAMKGDEARIRAAGYDGYIAKPIQYRDFLATVAAQLGAA
- a CDS encoding response regulator; protein product: MLVVDDDDGSRGELEGAVLDLGHVCMTAREGAEAWELHRAHDFDVIVSDWMMPCMDGLELCRRARADSSDGYTYFIMMTSLTDRPHVVEALRGGVDDYLTKPLDIEQLTAKLQSASRITRLHRGLSRSNASLKRAGDRAFDAARTDPLTQAGNRLRLQDDL
- a CDS encoding response regulator; protein product: MTLRILIVDDDENNRQLLQIMLAPEGYLLCTAASGEEALADVAAEPPDLILLDVLMPGMDGYQVATELKANVASQNIPVILLTAMDDHSARTRWQSAQADGFLKKPVARVELCRRVREVLGLQPESVRD